One Deltaproteobacteria bacterium genomic window, ACGGCGGTCATAGAGAAGCTCGCATCCCTCGGCGTCATCGTCATCGCCGCCGGAGGCGGAGGCGTGCCCGTCGTCGAGGAGGGCGGCCTTCTCCGCGGCGTCGAAGCCGTGGTGGACAAGGACCTCGCTACGAGCGTACTCGCCGTGGAGCTCGGGGCCTCCCGCATAGTCACACTCACCGAGGTGGACGCCGTCTATCTCGACTTCGGAAAGCCCTCGCAGCTTCCGGTGAGGACCATGACGGCCGCCGAGGCCCGCCGCTTTACGGCCGAGGGCCATTTTGCGCCGGGCTCCATGAGACCCAAGGTGGAGGCGGCCGTGCGCTTTGTCGAGGCCACGGGAGGCGATGTGATCATAACGGCGCCGGAGCTCGTGGAAGAGGCCGTGGAGGGCCGGGCCGGCACAAGGATCGTCGCGTAAGGGAAGCCCCCCTTGTTCCGGTTGGTCCCGTGGAGGCCCGGCCAGCGCCGGACGGGGGTTTACGCCCTTGCGGGCCGGGTCTCCACGGGACCGCTTCACATACGCGCGACATAGAGGGGGAATCCGGGATAGACGCTGTCCTGCGGTCCTCTTTCGGAAGGTTGCCCGCAGGGGGACTGCTCAGGGCTTCCCGGCCCTTTGCACTCCGGCGATGAGCGCTTCCACGTAGGCCTTGGCGTCGGCTACGGCCTCCTCGAGGCTGCGGCCCCTTGCAAGTCCGGCGGCCACGGCCGAAGCGAGGCGACAGCCCGTGCCCCGCATCGAGCCCTTCACCCTCCTTCCCTCGAACCTGACCGTCCCGCCTGCGCGGCAGAGTACGTCCACGGGGTCTCCGTCGCCAAGGTGACCTCCCTTGACGAGCACCGCCGGCGCGCCGAGCCGCATTATCCTGCGGCCCGCCTCCTCCATCTCCTCCACCGTGCCGACCTCCATCCGCGCAAGTCTCGCCGCCTCGTCGAGGTTGGGCGTCACAAGGGCCGTGAGGGGGAATATCCTCACCGTCTCCTCCACGGCCTCGGGCTCGGCGAGGGGGCCGCCGCTTGTGGAGCGGAACACGGGGTCGAGGACGACCCTTTCAAGCCCCTTGCTCTCTATTATCCGGCGCACGGCGGCCGCCGCGTCGGCCCTTGCGAGCATGCCGATCTTCACGGCGTCCACATGGAACTCCTCGAGG contains:
- the thiD gene encoding bifunctional hydroxymethylpyrimidine kinase/phosphomethylpyrimidine kinase → MRRGAAEGTPTVLAAGGSDPSCGAGIQADMAALDGFGVRALTVVTALTAQNSTRLTAVEPVPAALIEAQFEALLEEFHVDAVKIGMLARADAAAAVRRIIESKGLERVVLDPVFRSTSGGPLAEPEAVEETVRIFPLTALVTPNLDEAARLARMEVGTVEEMEEAGRRIMRLGAPAVLVKGGHLGDGDPVDVLCRAGGTVRFEGRRVKGSMRGTGCRLASAVAAGLARGRSLEEAVADAKAYVEALIAGVQRAGKP